A single Paenibacillus sp. FSL R5-0517 DNA region contains:
- a CDS encoding AI-2E family transporter, with the protein MFKGNTFVRFSIALALILVNIYLLSRVSFIFQPLVTMITVITVPMMLSVFFYYLLRPLVNYMEKKKINRTLSILLIYLVIAILGVFFIIGLWPSLREQLVNLVDNAPNLINSLSEQLRELEQNGAIQALFPEGSTPFSQITEYINKGFNFVTNYVSGFFSLVSSFAIILFTLPILLFYMLLQGEKFGRKLAHIAPKRFQNDSREVVLEIDQALSGFIVGRVLVNLALGVLMYIGFLIIGLPYALLLTVIAVIMNFVPFIGAIVSSVPIVIMGLVVSPSVAIWSLIIILVAQQIQDNLVAPYVFGKKLDIHPLTTIILVLGAGDLGGIIAILIIIPVYMIVKILLVRIYTMFFKDKWQNA; encoded by the coding sequence TTGTTCAAAGGAAATACGTTTGTCCGGTTCAGTATCGCACTGGCGCTGATATTGGTTAATATCTATTTATTATCACGTGTGAGCTTCATCTTTCAGCCGCTTGTCACCATGATCACGGTCATTACCGTACCGATGATGTTGTCCGTGTTCTTTTATTATCTGCTAAGACCGCTTGTGAATTATATGGAGAAAAAGAAAATCAATCGTACACTAAGTATTTTGCTAATCTACTTGGTTATTGCTATTCTGGGTGTATTCTTCATCATTGGCTTATGGCCATCGTTACGTGAGCAATTGGTGAATCTGGTCGATAACGCACCGAATCTAATCAATTCATTAAGTGAACAGCTGAGAGAGCTGGAGCAGAATGGTGCCATTCAAGCCTTGTTCCCCGAGGGCTCAACACCTTTCTCTCAGATTACGGAGTATATCAACAAAGGATTTAACTTTGTGACCAACTATGTAAGTGGATTTTTCTCACTCGTTTCCAGTTTTGCGATCATCTTGTTTACATTACCGATCCTTTTGTTCTACATGCTGTTACAAGGTGAGAAATTTGGCCGTAAACTGGCCCATATCGCTCCAAAACGTTTCCAAAATGACAGCCGTGAAGTTGTGCTTGAGATTGATCAGGCCCTGAGTGGTTTTATTGTGGGTAGAGTCTTGGTAAATCTGGCGCTGGGTGTACTGATGTATATCGGTTTCCTGATTATTGGACTGCCGTACGCATTACTGCTCACAGTAATCGCGGTCATCATGAACTTTGTTCCGTTTATCGGAGCGATTGTGTCATCTGTCCCTATTGTGATCATGGGTCTCGTGGTATCGCCATCCGTTGCCATCTGGTCTCTGATTATTATTCTCGTCGCTCAGCAGATTCAGGACAACCTGGTTGCACCGTACGTATTTGGCAAAAAGCTGGATATTCACCCGCTTACGACGATTATTCTGGTCTTGGGTGCAGGGGACCTGGGTGGGATTATTGCCATCCTGATTATTATCCCGGTGTATATGATCGTTAAAATTCTTTTGGTTCGAATCTATACTATGTTCTTCAAGGACAAATGGCAGAATGCCTAG
- a CDS encoding Asp23/Gls24 family envelope stress response protein, which yields MSEIIEKPYNEPEYIAPQSVQMGTIHISNDVLSKIVGMAAQSTNGVSSMSVGLTEGIAKSISGKSLQKGIDVHVKDDQATIQLRINIQYGNKMHEVCRELQHNVQQAVEQLAGVMVNEIKVQVVGISMQETV from the coding sequence ATGTCTGAAATTATCGAAAAACCATATAACGAACCTGAATATATCGCACCTCAATCTGTTCAAATGGGTACCATTCACATCTCGAACGATGTGCTGTCCAAGATTGTGGGGATGGCCGCGCAGAGCACGAATGGCGTATCCTCCATGTCTGTGGGGCTGACTGAAGGGATTGCCAAAAGCATCAGCGGCAAGAGTCTGCAAAAAGGGATTGATGTGCACGTCAAAGACGATCAGGCGACCATCCAGCTGCGCATTAACATTCAATATGGCAACAAGATGCATGAGGTATGCCGTGAACTTCAACATAACGTTCAACAGGCCGTGGAGCAATTAGCGGGTGTTATGGTTAATGAAATTAAAGTGCAAGTCGTCGGCATATCCATGCAGGAGACGGTATAA
- a CDS encoding AraC family transcriptional regulator: MITYMFKSNHFQELQLLHYGTEACTPGHHFGPAMRDYYKIHYILNGKGTFEVGGRTYTLHKGQGFLIVPHSVVHYEADQDDPWEYSWVAFQGSNSQTFLQQACLSEHHPIFELGNEDDEMRSCLHRMINSRHTHKGWEISMTGLLYQFFSILIDQANSEHLQPMQDYSKETYVTQVMDFIEMNYANAITVQSIAAHVGLQRSYLCSLFKDQMGSSIQSYLVHYRMRRAAELTLDPGLTIGDIARSVGYTDALLFSKMFKKVMGEAPTYYRKHKTAPSQLSC; the protein is encoded by the coding sequence TTGATTACATATATGTTTAAAAGCAATCATTTTCAGGAGCTTCAGCTCCTTCATTATGGTACGGAAGCCTGTACACCAGGTCATCACTTTGGCCCTGCCATGAGAGACTATTACAAAATTCATTATATTTTGAATGGCAAAGGCACCTTCGAAGTAGGAGGCAGAACATACACCCTGCACAAAGGTCAAGGTTTTCTGATCGTTCCGCATTCTGTTGTTCATTACGAAGCAGATCAGGATGACCCTTGGGAATACAGCTGGGTTGCTTTTCAAGGTAGCAATAGCCAAACCTTTTTACAGCAGGCTTGTCTGTCTGAGCATCACCCGATTTTTGAGCTGGGCAATGAGGATGACGAGATGCGATCCTGTCTGCATCGAATGATTAATTCGCGACACACCCACAAAGGCTGGGAGATCAGTATGACTGGTTTGCTTTATCAATTTTTCTCCATTTTGATTGATCAGGCCAACTCAGAGCATCTTCAACCCATGCAGGATTATTCGAAGGAAACATACGTAACGCAGGTCATGGACTTTATTGAAATGAACTACGCCAATGCTATTACCGTTCAGTCCATCGCGGCCCATGTGGGCTTGCAGCGCAGTTACCTGTGCTCTCTCTTCAAGGATCAGATGGGGAGCAGTATCCAGTCGTATCTGGTCCATTACCGGATGCGCAGGGCAGCCGAATTGACCCTTGATCCCGGTCTGACCATTGGTGATATTGCCCGCTCGGTGGGCTACACTGATGCATTGCTTTTCTCCAAAATGTTCAAAAAAGTGATGGGCGAAGCGCCCACTTATTATCGCAAACATAAAACAGCACCCTCCCAGTTAAGTTGCTAA
- a CDS encoding aldo/keto reductase — protein MPYTASEQRYDEMKYVRSGKSGIRLPQIALGLWQNFGGNRTLDIQEEMILRAFDLGINHFDLANNYGPPPGSAEENFGVIYKKHLRPYRDELLISSKAGYHMWNGPYGEWGSRKNLIASLDQSLGRMGLDYVDIFYHHRPDPDTPLEETMTALDHIVRQGKALYVGLSNYNAEQTQEAVTILRRLGTPCLVHQPNYSMLNRWIEDGLQDVLDEQGVGSIAFCPLGRGQLTNKYVDKIKEERANPTGNLKKEAYTDERIAKFDALQAVAERRGQTISQLALNWILRGNRVTSALIGASRVSQIEENVAALKAPDLTTEELNEIESILDGMGNYPW, from the coding sequence ATGCCCTATACTGCGAGTGAACAACGATATGATGAGATGAAATATGTACGTTCCGGTAAATCCGGAATCAGACTGCCGCAAATTGCGCTGGGTCTATGGCAGAACTTCGGTGGTAACCGTACGTTGGATATTCAGGAAGAGATGATTTTGCGTGCCTTCGACCTCGGAATTAACCATTTCGATCTGGCGAATAACTATGGTCCACCTCCAGGATCAGCGGAAGAGAACTTTGGTGTGATATATAAAAAACATCTGCGTCCTTATCGGGATGAGCTGCTTATTTCGTCAAAGGCTGGCTATCACATGTGGAATGGACCTTATGGCGAATGGGGTTCCCGCAAAAACCTCATTGCGAGCCTGGATCAAAGCCTTGGCCGGATGGGACTGGATTATGTAGACATTTTCTATCATCACCGTCCAGATCCGGATACACCTTTGGAAGAGACCATGACAGCGCTGGATCATATCGTGCGGCAAGGTAAAGCACTGTATGTGGGGTTATCCAATTATAATGCAGAACAGACGCAAGAAGCGGTGACCATTCTCCGTCGTCTGGGTACGCCGTGTCTGGTTCATCAGCCGAATTACTCCATGTTGAACCGCTGGATCGAAGACGGTTTGCAGGACGTACTGGATGAGCAGGGCGTAGGTTCAATAGCATTCTGTCCACTCGGCCGCGGCCAGTTGACGAATAAATATGTCGACAAGATTAAGGAAGAACGAGCCAATCCAACAGGCAATTTGAAAAAAGAAGCTTATACGGACGAACGGATTGCCAAGTTCGATGCGCTTCAGGCGGTTGCAGAAAGAAGAGGTCAGACGATCTCTCAACTGGCTCTGAACTGGATCTTGCGCGGTAACCGTGTAACCTCCGCACTGATTGGTGCAAGCCGTGTGTCCCAGATCGAAGAAAACGTAGCTGCGCTCAAGGCACCGGACCTGACAACGGAAGAGTTGAATGAGATCGAAAGCATTCTTGATGGCATGGGTAATTATCCGTGGTAA
- a CDS encoding acyl--CoA ligase, with product MENHPSDRIALRWLSDQRELEEITYGDLFKQANRLAGGLRELGLVKGDRVLVMVPRRIIAYVIYIACLKLGIAVIPSSEMLRAKDLEYRLRHSEARAVIVWSETTSEVEKMDADLPSLAHRIVASPNGEVGVPAEGWVNVHELMQNQPEEMAAVDTHRDDTAILAYTSGTTGNPKGVVHSHGWGYAHLRIASSLWLDIQPSDTVWATAAPGWQKWIWSPFLSVLGRGATGLVYNGSFQPKRYLELMQEHQINVLCCTPTEYRLMAKADDLGHYDLSHLRSAVSAGEPLNQEVIEIFQRHFDLTIRDGYGQTESTLLIGSLKDAPVRIGSMGQSITPGLIEIIDEEGQPVPAGEVGDIAVHKEMPALFRSYYQDEGRKEASQRGDYFVTGDRARKDEEGYFWFEGRSDDIIISSGYTIGPFEVEEALMKHASVKECAVVASPDEIRGNVVKAFVVLRDDSLASPELMRELQHHVKEITAPYKYPRKIEFVMDLPKTNSGKIRRIELREQEKRNV from the coding sequence ATGGAGAATCATCCATCAGACCGGATTGCACTTAGATGGCTCAGCGATCAACGAGAATTGGAAGAGATCACGTATGGTGATTTGTTCAAGCAGGCGAATCGTCTTGCTGGAGGTTTGCGTGAACTAGGACTGGTGAAGGGTGATCGGGTGCTGGTCATGGTACCACGCCGTATCATTGCCTATGTCATTTACATTGCTTGTCTTAAATTGGGGATTGCCGTTATTCCGTCCTCTGAGATGTTACGGGCTAAAGATCTGGAATATCGTCTGCGTCACTCTGAGGCGCGGGCTGTTATTGTATGGTCCGAGACAACCTCGGAAGTGGAAAAGATGGACGCGGATCTGCCGTCACTGGCACATCGTATCGTAGCATCTCCTAATGGTGAAGTTGGCGTACCTGCTGAAGGTTGGGTCAATGTGCATGAGTTAATGCAAAATCAACCTGAAGAGATGGCTGCAGTGGACACTCACCGTGATGATACAGCTATTCTTGCCTATACTTCGGGCACAACAGGTAATCCCAAAGGAGTTGTACATAGCCACGGTTGGGGATATGCCCACCTGCGGATCGCTTCTTCACTATGGCTGGATATTCAGCCTTCAGATACCGTATGGGCAACAGCGGCACCTGGCTGGCAAAAATGGATCTGGAGTCCGTTCCTGTCGGTACTCGGAAGAGGCGCGACCGGACTGGTCTACAATGGATCATTCCAACCCAAGCGTTACCTGGAATTGATGCAGGAACATCAAATTAATGTTCTATGCTGTACACCAACCGAATATCGGTTAATGGCCAAAGCCGATGATCTTGGACATTATGATCTGTCCCATCTGCGCAGTGCTGTTTCAGCGGGTGAACCGCTCAATCAGGAAGTCATTGAAATCTTCCAGCGTCACTTTGACCTCACTATTCGAGACGGATATGGACAGACCGAGAGCACGTTGTTGATCGGCAGTCTCAAAGATGCGCCTGTACGTATTGGTTCGATGGGTCAGTCGATTACACCTGGGTTGATTGAAATCATCGATGAAGAGGGACAACCTGTACCTGCGGGTGAAGTTGGAGATATCGCGGTACACAAAGAGATGCCGGCTTTGTTCCGATCCTATTATCAGGATGAGGGACGGAAGGAAGCGAGTCAGCGTGGCGATTATTTTGTAACAGGGGACCGTGCACGTAAAGACGAAGAAGGTTACTTCTGGTTTGAAGGTCGCAGTGACGATATCATCATCAGTTCGGGTTACACCATCGGACCATTTGAAGTGGAAGAAGCACTTATGAAACACGCCAGTGTGAAGGAATGCGCGGTGGTTGCAAGTCCGGATGAGATCCGTGGCAATGTGGTGAAAGCTTTTGTTGTACTGCGAGATGATTCACTGGCTTCACCAGAACTGATGCGTGAATTGCAGCACCATGTCAAAGAAATTACAGCACCTTACAAGTATCCACGCAAGATCGAATTTGTTATGGATCTGCCGAAGACCAACTCTGGTAAAATCCGCCGGATTGAGTTACGTGAACAAGAAAAACGTAATGTATAA
- a CDS encoding aminopeptidase, producing MSQFEQTFEKSLEQYAELVVKVGVNIQKGQDLLVTAPIESLEFTRLIVQKAYAAGAKYVQVEFDDDNITRSRFEHGSDDSFDYYPAWKGDMMEKFAEAGGATLTIKVPDPDLYNGINSDNVSRATKAAAQARKGYSKYTRNHEISWCLIKAPTKAWANKVFADIPEEERINVMWETIFKMNRVDGRDAVQNWREHLDTLNTMSDLLNQKNYKSLHYRAPGTDLKIELVNNHIWGGGGSENKQGVYTVANMPTEEVFTMPKRSGVNGYVSSTMPLNLNGQLVDQMRITFKDGQVVAFTAASGEEHLKNLFATDEGARYLGEVALVPHDSPISNLNRIFYNTGIDENASCHLAVGSAYPFNMKDGTTMSNDELLKHECNVSLTHVDFMIGSAELDIDGELQDGTIEPVFRKGNWAF from the coding sequence ATGAGTCAATTTGAACAAACCTTTGAAAAGTCATTGGAACAATACGCGGAACTGGTTGTCAAAGTCGGTGTAAATATTCAAAAAGGACAGGACTTGCTCGTCACTGCCCCCATCGAATCGCTTGAATTCACACGTTTGATTGTTCAAAAAGCGTATGCAGCCGGAGCGAAGTACGTGCAAGTGGAATTCGATGATGATAACATTACCCGCAGTCGTTTCGAACATGGCTCGGATGACAGTTTTGACTACTATCCGGCCTGGAAAGGCGACATGATGGAGAAGTTCGCTGAAGCCGGCGGAGCAACATTGACGATCAAAGTACCTGACCCGGATCTGTACAATGGGATTAATTCGGACAACGTCTCCCGTGCGACTAAGGCTGCTGCTCAAGCACGTAAAGGATATTCCAAATATACACGTAATCATGAAATTAGCTGGTGTTTGATCAAAGCACCGACCAAGGCTTGGGCGAACAAAGTGTTTGCCGACATCCCGGAAGAAGAACGAATCAATGTGATGTGGGAAACCATCTTCAAAATGAACCGTGTTGATGGCCGAGACGCCGTACAAAATTGGAGAGAGCATCTGGATACCCTGAATACCATGAGTGATCTCCTGAACCAAAAGAACTATAAGAGCCTGCATTACCGTGCGCCAGGTACAGACCTGAAAATCGAATTGGTTAACAATCATATCTGGGGCGGTGGTGGCAGCGAAAATAAACAAGGCGTATACACGGTTGCCAATATGCCGACTGAAGAAGTATTCACCATGCCTAAGCGCAGTGGGGTGAACGGTTATGTTAGCAGCACCATGCCTCTGAACCTAAACGGGCAACTGGTTGACCAGATGAGAATCACCTTCAAGGACGGACAAGTTGTTGCCTTTACGGCAGCATCTGGTGAAGAGCATCTGAAGAACCTCTTTGCCACGGATGAAGGAGCACGTTATCTGGGTGAAGTGGCACTCGTGCCTCATGACTCCCCGATCTCCAACTTGAATCGTATTTTCTATAATACGGGCATTGATGAAAATGCATCTTGCCATTTGGCTGTGGGAAGTGCGTATCCATTCAACATGAAAGATGGCACTACGATGTCTAACGATGAATTGTTGAAGCATGAGTGCAATGTGAGTCTGACCCACGTCGATTTCATGATCGGTTCCGCAGAGCTGGATATCGATGGTGAGTTACAGGATGGCACAATCGAGCCGGTATTCCGTAAAGGCAACTGGGCATTTTAA
- a CDS encoding GyrI-like domain-containing protein encodes MQMYIENLPSCRLAYVRQVGPYGPANAQAMNTLKQWADKNQLLHESATLLGIPQDDPTTTPPEECRYDACIVITESKRLEDDIVEIGELSGGDYLICKVRHTAEDIQQAWNVIIPHLHASGYVMDNKPVIERYRWELLHQHWCEICVPVRPV; translated from the coding sequence ATGCAAATGTATATCGAAAACCTCCCGTCGTGTCGCCTTGCCTATGTTCGACAAGTGGGGCCTTACGGTCCGGCCAATGCCCAAGCGATGAATACACTCAAACAATGGGCAGACAAAAACCAATTGCTTCATGAATCAGCAACATTACTGGGCATCCCCCAAGATGACCCGACTACCACACCACCCGAAGAATGTAGATATGATGCCTGTATTGTTATCACGGAATCTAAACGTCTGGAAGATGACATAGTTGAGATTGGCGAGTTATCAGGCGGAGACTATCTCATCTGTAAGGTGAGACATACGGCAGAAGATATTCAGCAGGCTTGGAATGTGATCATTCCCCATTTGCATGCAAGTGGTTATGTGATGGACAACAAACCAGTTATTGAACGGTATCGATGGGAACTGCTCCATCAGCATTGGTGCGAAATATGTGTGCCTGTGAGGCCTGTGTAA